In Streptomyces seoulensis, the following are encoded in one genomic region:
- a CDS encoding M4 family metallopeptidase — protein sequence MTSRNTRHHTVLAAAIATATAAALMGTALTASAAPRPTAGSGRPAAAPVALSAAARTGLLRTARAGLARTAEDIGLGAKEKLVVKDVVKDADGTVHTRYERTYEGLPVLGGDLVVHTSESGRTEGVTRASKATLKLATLTPRIAATTAQKQALGLAKDKGSAKATTDRAPRKVVWAAGGKPVLAYETVIGGFQDDGTPSRLHVVTDAATGKKLFQYQSIETGVGNTLYSGKVDLATAHSGSSYTLTDDTRGGHKTYDLDHKQDGTGTLFSQDNDTWGDGKTTNAATAGADAAYGAQATWDFYKDTFGRSGIKNDGKAAYSRVHYGNAYVNAFWDDSCFCMTYGDGTNDSDPLTSLDVAGHEMSHGVTSNTAGLEYSGESGGLNEATSDIMGTGVEFAANNSADPGDYLIGEKIDINGDGKPLRYMDKPSKDGGSADYWTSSVGGEDVHYSSGVANHFFYLLAEGSGAKTIGGVDYDSPTKDGSTVTGIGRAKALQIWYKALTSYFTSTTDYADARKGTLSAATDLYGADSAEYKAVEAAWTGVDVH from the coding sequence ATGACCTCCCGCAACACACGTCACCACACCGTCCTCGCGGCGGCCATCGCCACCGCCACCGCGGCCGCCCTGATGGGCACCGCGCTCACGGCCTCGGCCGCCCCCCGGCCCACCGCCGGCTCCGGACGGCCGGCCGCGGCGCCCGTCGCACTGTCGGCCGCCGCCCGCACCGGCCTCCTCCGGACCGCGCGGGCCGGGCTCGCCCGGACCGCCGAGGACATAGGTCTCGGCGCGAAGGAGAAGCTGGTCGTCAAGGACGTCGTCAAGGACGCCGACGGCACCGTCCACACCCGCTACGAGCGCACCTACGAAGGTCTCCCGGTGCTCGGTGGCGACCTGGTCGTACACACCTCGGAGTCCGGCCGGACCGAGGGCGTGACCAGAGCGTCGAAGGCGACGCTGAAGCTCGCGACCCTCACACCCCGCATCGCCGCGACCACGGCGCAGAAGCAGGCGCTGGGCCTCGCGAAGGACAAGGGCTCGGCGAAGGCCACCACCGACCGCGCCCCGCGCAAGGTCGTCTGGGCGGCGGGCGGCAAGCCGGTCCTCGCCTACGAGACCGTGATCGGCGGCTTCCAGGACGACGGCACACCGAGCCGGCTGCACGTCGTCACCGACGCGGCCACGGGGAAGAAGCTCTTCCAGTACCAGAGCATCGAGACCGGCGTCGGGAACACCCTGTACAGCGGCAAGGTCGACCTGGCCACGGCGCACTCGGGCTCGTCGTACACCCTCACCGACGACACCCGGGGCGGCCACAAGACGTACGACCTCGACCACAAGCAGGACGGCACCGGCACCCTGTTCTCCCAGGACAACGACACCTGGGGCGACGGGAAGACCACGAACGCCGCGACCGCGGGCGCGGACGCCGCCTACGGCGCGCAGGCGACGTGGGACTTCTACAAGGACACCTTCGGCCGCAGCGGCATCAAGAACGACGGCAAGGCCGCCTACTCCCGCGTGCACTACGGGAACGCGTATGTGAACGCGTTCTGGGACGACAGCTGCTTCTGCATGACCTACGGCGACGGCACCAACGACAGCGACCCGCTGACCTCGCTCGACGTCGCCGGCCACGAGATGAGCCACGGCGTCACCTCCAACACCGCCGGGCTGGAGTACTCAGGAGAGTCGGGCGGCCTCAACGAGGCCACCAGCGACATCATGGGCACCGGGGTCGAGTTCGCCGCGAACAACAGCGCGGACCCCGGCGACTACCTCATCGGCGAGAAGATCGACATCAACGGCGACGGCAAGCCGCTGCGCTACATGGACAAGCCCAGCAAGGACGGTGGTTCCGCCGACTACTGGACCTCGTCCGTCGGCGGCGAGGACGTGCACTACTCGTCCGGTGTCGCCAACCACTTCTTCTACCTCCTCGCCGAGGGCAGCGGTGCGAAGACCATCGGCGGCGTCGACTACGACTCGCCGACCAAGGACGGCTCCACGGTGACCGGCATCGGCAGGGCAAAGGCCCTCCAGATCTGGTACAAGGCGCTGACCAGCTACTTCACCTCCACCACCGACTACGCCGACGCCCGCAAGGGCACCCTGTCGGCTGCGACGGACCTCTACGGCGCCGACAGCGCCGAGTACAAGGCGGTCGAGGCCGCCTGGACCGGGGTCGACGTGCACTGA